A window of the Paralichthys olivaceus isolate ysfri-2021 chromosome 5, ASM2471397v2, whole genome shotgun sequence genome harbors these coding sequences:
- the LOC109634156 gene encoding protein NATD1-like, producing the protein MFSRLSVLRLRLGSAPVSSTASGSSCRSRVEHDRAKQRFTVSPGTGAEAHECAVLSYRFTGEKEVDLISTFVPETFRGQGVAALLSKAAMDFLVEENLKARVSCWYIKKYIEEHPVQQFKDLVIT; encoded by the exons atgttttccagaCTCTCAGTGTTGCGGCTTCGTCTCGGTTCTGCTCCGGTCTCCTCCACCGCGTCGGGCTCCAGCTGCAGGTCGAGGGTGGAACATGACCGAGCCAAGCAGCGCTTCACCGTCTCTCCGGGCACCGGGGCCG AGGCCCATGAATGTGCGGTTCTGAGCTACAGATTCACCGGAGAGAAGGAGGTGGATCTAATATCGACCTTTGTACCAGAGACGTTCAGGGGCCAAGGCGTCGCTGCACTGCTGTCAAAG GCTGCCATGGACTTTCTAGTTGAAGAAAACCTCAAGGCTCGTGTCTCCTGTTGGTACATAAAGAAATACATTGAGGAGCATCCAGTGCAGCAGTTTAAAGACCTAGTCATCACCTGA
- the LOC109634135 gene encoding dehydrogenase/reductase SDR family member 7C-B-like isoform X2, whose product MDSTWTTTVLLVPCVVVLTAGFFYLYGLIVSLLNKTSVRNKVVVVTDALSGLGKECSGVFHKGGARLILCGKNWEKLEELADDLANASDPTVTFPPKLVLLDFGDMESMPEAIEEILDCYGCLDVLMLNSSMKVKAPAQSLSLEMDKLLMDNNYFGPVTVTKGVLPSMISRRTGHLLLVNSIQGKLAVPFRSTYAASKHAVQAFFDCLRAEVEEYGIFVSTINHTFISSTAAVNTEAASSKSFWSLLYTKKPLGVSPDEAAAEIVRTLNNKKKEVVIAPSLPKVAVYARSFFPNFFFAVMAAGVKNSGAFEKM is encoded by the exons ATGGACTCAACATGGACAACCACTGTTCTCCTGGTTCCCTGTGTTGTCGTGCTGACAGCTGGATTTTTCTACCTCTATGGTTTGATTGTTAGTCTGTTGAACAAAACATCTGTACGCAATAAGGTGGTGGTTGTAACTGACGCCTTATCTGGGCTCGGAAAAG AATGCTCAGGCGTGTTTCACAAAGGAGGAGCCAGGTTGATCCTCTGTGGGAAAAACTGGGAGAAGCTTGAAGAACTTGCTGATGATTTGGCGAACGCCTCAGACCCAACTGTA ACATTTCCTCCTAAACTGGTGCTGCTGGATTTTGGGGATATGGAGAGTATGCCTGAGGCCATCGAAGAGATCCTGGACTGTTACGGTTGTTTGGATGTTCTCATGCTCAACAGCAGCATGAAGGTCAAAGCACCTGCACAGAGTCTGTCGCTGGAGATGGACAAGCTACTGATGGACAACAACTACTTTGGACCAGTCACAGTGACTAAAG GTGTGCTACCGTCCATGATCTCCAGAAGAACTGGTCACCTGCTCCTCGTCAACAGTATCCAAGGGAAACTCGCTGTTCCTTTTCGCTCTACAT ATGCAGCCTCCAAACATGCAGTTCAGGCCTTTTTTGATTGCCTGAGAGCTGAGGTGGAAGAGTATGGCATCTTCGTCAGCACCATCAACCACACCTTCATCAGCAGCACAGCGGCTGTAAACACAGAGGCAGCCTCCTCCAAATCCTTCTGGTCAC tgtTGTACACTAAGAAACCCCTCGGAGTTTCCCCAGACGAAGCAGCCGCTGAGATCGTCAGGACGctaaacaacaagaagaaagagGTGGTAATTGCTCCCTCACTCCCCAAGGTGGCCGTCTACGCCAGATCCTTCTTCCctaattttttctttgctgtgatGGCTGCAGGGGTGAAGAACTCTGGTGCCTTTGAGAAGATGTAG
- the LOC109634135 gene encoding dehydrogenase/reductase SDR family member 7C-B-like isoform X1, producing MVVKREMESNETEPESLWHILQEMDSTWTTTVLLVPCVVVLTAGFFYLYGLIVSLLNKTSVRNKVVVVTDALSGLGKECSGVFHKGGARLILCGKNWEKLEELADDLANASDPTVTFPPKLVLLDFGDMESMPEAIEEILDCYGCLDVLMLNSSMKVKAPAQSLSLEMDKLLMDNNYFGPVTVTKGVLPSMISRRTGHLLLVNSIQGKLAVPFRSTYAASKHAVQAFFDCLRAEVEEYGIFVSTINHTFISSTAAVNTEAASSKSFWSLLYTKKPLGVSPDEAAAEIVRTLNNKKKEVVIAPSLPKVAVYARSFFPNFFFAVMAAGVKNSGAFEKM from the exons ATGGTTGTAAAGAGGGAGATGGAATCCAATGAAACAGAGCCGGAGAGCCTCTGG catatCCTTCAAGAGATGGACTCAACATGGACAACCACTGTTCTCCTGGTTCCCTGTGTTGTCGTGCTGACAGCTGGATTTTTCTACCTCTATGGTTTGATTGTTAGTCTGTTGAACAAAACATCTGTACGCAATAAGGTGGTGGTTGTAACTGACGCCTTATCTGGGCTCGGAAAAG AATGCTCAGGCGTGTTTCACAAAGGAGGAGCCAGGTTGATCCTCTGTGGGAAAAACTGGGAGAAGCTTGAAGAACTTGCTGATGATTTGGCGAACGCCTCAGACCCAACTGTA ACATTTCCTCCTAAACTGGTGCTGCTGGATTTTGGGGATATGGAGAGTATGCCTGAGGCCATCGAAGAGATCCTGGACTGTTACGGTTGTTTGGATGTTCTCATGCTCAACAGCAGCATGAAGGTCAAAGCACCTGCACAGAGTCTGTCGCTGGAGATGGACAAGCTACTGATGGACAACAACTACTTTGGACCAGTCACAGTGACTAAAG GTGTGCTACCGTCCATGATCTCCAGAAGAACTGGTCACCTGCTCCTCGTCAACAGTATCCAAGGGAAACTCGCTGTTCCTTTTCGCTCTACAT ATGCAGCCTCCAAACATGCAGTTCAGGCCTTTTTTGATTGCCTGAGAGCTGAGGTGGAAGAGTATGGCATCTTCGTCAGCACCATCAACCACACCTTCATCAGCAGCACAGCGGCTGTAAACACAGAGGCAGCCTCCTCCAAATCCTTCTGGTCAC tgtTGTACACTAAGAAACCCCTCGGAGTTTCCCCAGACGAAGCAGCCGCTGAGATCGTCAGGACGctaaacaacaagaagaaagagGTGGTAATTGCTCCCTCACTCCCCAAGGTGGCCGTCTACGCCAGATCCTTCTTCCctaattttttctttgctgtgatGGCTGCAGGGGTGAAGAACTCTGGTGCCTTTGAGAAGATGTAG